The Dama dama isolate Ldn47 chromosome 23, ASM3311817v1, whole genome shotgun sequence genome contains a region encoding:
- the INSM1 gene encoding insulinoma-associated protein 1 yields the protein MPRGFLVKRSKKSTPVSYRIRGGEDGDRALLLSPGCGGARASPPAPGPGQGPLQPPPPTERAHAALAAALACAPGPPPPPPGLRAAHFGNPEAAHPAPLYSPTRPVSREHEKHKYFERSFNLGSPVSAESFPTPAALLVGGGGGGGGANGAGGGGTCSGDPLLFAPAELKMGTAFSAGAEAARGPGPGPPLPPAAGLRPPGKRPSPPAAAAAAAAEPPAKVAKAPGSKKPKAIRKLHFEDEVTTSPVLGLKIKEGPVEAPRGRAGGAARPLGEFICQLCKEEYADPFALAQHKCSRIVRVEYRCPECAKVFSCPANLASHRRWHKPRPAPAAARACEPETPARAEAREATGGGSSDRDTPSPGGVSESGSEDGLYECHHCAKKFRRQAYLRKHLLAHHQALQAKGAPPPAPPAEDLLALYPGPDEKVPQEAAGDGEAAGVLGLSASAECHLCPVCGETFPSKGAQERHLRLLHAAQVFPCKYCPATFYSSPGLTRHINKCHPSENRQVILLQVPVRPAC from the coding sequence ATGCCCCGCGGCTTCCTGGTGAAGCGCAGCAAGAAGTCCACGCCGGTATCCTACCGGATCCGCGGCGGCGAGGACGGCGATCGCGCGCTGCTGCTGTCGCCGGGCTGCGGGGGCGCCCGCGCCTCGCCCCCGGCGCCCGGCCCCGGGCAGGGCCCgctgcagccgccgccgccgacCGAGCGCGCCCATGCGGCGCTCGCCGCCGCTCTCGCCTGCGCGCCGGGCCCGCCGCCACCCCCGCCAGGGCTGCGGGCCGCGCACTTCGGCAACCCCGAGGCCGCGCACCCGGCGCCACTCTACAGCCCCACGCGGCCCGTGAGCCGCGAGCACGAGAAGCACAAGTACTTCGAGCGAAGCTTCAACCTCGGCTCGCCCGTCTCGGCCGAGTCCTTCCCCACGCCCGCCGCGCTGCTcgtgggcggcggcggcggcggcggaggggcCAACGGCGCCGGAGGCGGTGGCACCTGCAGCGGCGACCCGCTGCTCTTCGCGCCCGCCGAGCTCAAGATGGGCACTGCTTTTTCGGCGGGGGCCGAGGCGGCCCGCGGCCCGGGGCCTGGTCCCCCACTGCCCCCCGCCGCCGGCTTGAGGCCCCCGGGCAAGCGGCCTTCGCCccccgccgccgcggccgccgcggcCGCAGAGCCGCCCGCCAAGGTAGCCAAGGCCCCGGGTTCCAAGAAGCCCAAAGCCATCCGCAAGCTGCACTTCGAGGACGAGGTGACCACGTCGCCCGTGCTGGGGCTCAAGATCAAGGAGGGTCCGGTGGAGGCGCCGCGAGGCCGCGCGGGGGGTGCGGCGCGGCCGCTGGGCGAGTTCATCTGCCAGCTCTGCAAAGAGGAGTACGCCGACCCCTTCGCGCTGGCGCAGCACAAGTGCTCGCGCATCGTGCGCGTGGAGTACCGCTGCCCCGAGTGCGCCAAGGTCTTCAGCTGCCCAGCCAACCTGGCCTCGCATCGCCGCTGGCACAAACCGCGGCCTgcgcccgccgccgcccgcgcgTGCGAGCCCGAAACCCCTGCCCGGGCTGAGGCGCGGGAGGCGACGGGCGGCGGTAGCAGCGACCGCGACACGCCGAGCCCGGGCGGCGTGTCCGAATCGGGCTCCGAGGACGGGCTCTACGAGTGCCACCACTGCGCCAAGAAGTTCCGCCGCCAGGCCTATCTGCGCAAGCACCTGCTGGCGCACCACCAGGCGCTGCAGGCCAAGGGCGCGCCGCCGCCGGCGCCCCCGGCCGAGGACCTACTGGCCTTGTACCCCGGGCCCGACGAAAAGGTGCCCCAGGAGGCGGCCGGCGACGGCGAGGCGGCCGGCGTGCTGGGCCTGAGTGCGTCCGCCGAGTGCCACCTGTGCCCGGTGTGCGGGGAGACGTTCCCCAGCAAGGGCGCCCAGGAGCGCCACCTGCGCCTGCTGCACGCCGCCCAGGTGTTCCCCTGCAAGTACTGCCCGGCCACCTTCTACAGCTCGCCCGGCCTCACGAGGCACATCAACAAGTGCCATCCGTCCGAGAACAGACAGGTGATCCTCCTGCAGGTGCCCGTGCGTCCGGCCTGCTAG